The proteins below come from a single Streptomyces sp. SCSIO 75703 genomic window:
- a CDS encoding (2Fe-2S)-binding protein yields the protein MNEIIIDGEPLPFVEGQTVAAALVAAGRIAWRTTRVGRRPRGVFCGIGVCFDCLVTVDGSDGQRACLVPARPGMAVTTGEGDDA from the coding sequence GTGAACGAGATCATCATCGACGGTGAGCCCCTGCCGTTCGTCGAGGGACAGACCGTCGCCGCGGCTCTCGTGGCCGCGGGCCGGATCGCCTGGCGCACCACCCGCGTCGGACGTCGCCCGCGCGGTGTCTTCTGCGGCATCGGCGTCTGCTTCGACTGCCTCGTCACGGTCGACGGATCGGACGGGCAGCGCGCCTGCCTGGTGCCGGCCCGCCCGGGCATGGCCGTCACGACCGGGGAGGGCGACGATGCCTGA
- a CDS encoding NAD(P)/FAD-dependent oxidoreductase, protein MPEPSDLIVVGAGPAGMAAAVTALAGGLRVALVDSGTAVGGQFWRHPPEHARAAIPTEDLHHGLREYRALCDALSAGRAAGRLDLRLAHHVWSVVREDGGFAVHAVDRCRAPRETAVVLRAPRLLVATGAYDRQLPFPGWELPGVLTAGGLQALLKGGGVAAGSRVALGGTGPFLLPVAVALAARGAEVVAVCEAAHPRAWLRHPGPLLRNPGKWAEAAEYAAALARHRIRLRPRTAIVEAEGDDRVTAVRIASLTPDGTPRAGTEQRVEVDAVGVGWGFAPQLDLLVPLGCALTDSADGNAVVAVDDGQRTSVPGLYAAGETCGVGGAGLAVSEGRLAAGSVLADSGAAPGRGRRRRSAVRARADGQRAFARAMNTVHRLPAAWPAWLPDETLVCRCEEVDAGAVRAARADAGAHDHRQVKQLTRAGMGWCQGRMCGPAVHCLVARGGAYAPAERLVATPVTLGALADRDA, encoded by the coding sequence ATGCCTGAGCCGTCGGACCTGATCGTGGTGGGCGCGGGCCCGGCCGGCATGGCGGCGGCCGTCACGGCTCTGGCCGGCGGGCTGCGCGTGGCCCTGGTGGACTCGGGAACCGCCGTCGGAGGACAGTTCTGGCGGCACCCGCCGGAGCACGCACGAGCGGCGATCCCGACCGAGGACCTGCACCACGGACTGCGCGAGTACCGGGCCCTGTGCGACGCGCTGTCGGCGGGCCGGGCGGCCGGGCGGCTCGACCTGCGCCTGGCGCACCACGTGTGGTCCGTCGTCCGCGAGGACGGGGGATTCGCGGTCCACGCCGTCGACCGGTGCCGGGCGCCACGGGAGACCGCCGTGGTCCTGCGCGCGCCGAGGCTGCTCGTGGCGACCGGAGCCTACGACCGGCAGTTGCCGTTCCCCGGCTGGGAACTGCCGGGAGTGCTCACCGCCGGCGGACTCCAGGCACTGCTCAAGGGCGGCGGAGTCGCGGCCGGGAGCCGTGTGGCGCTGGGCGGCACGGGACCCTTTCTGCTCCCGGTGGCCGTCGCTCTCGCGGCCCGGGGAGCCGAGGTGGTCGCGGTGTGCGAGGCGGCCCACCCCCGGGCCTGGCTGCGGCACCCGGGACCGCTGCTGCGCAACCCGGGCAAGTGGGCCGAGGCAGCGGAGTACGCCGCCGCGCTCGCGCGCCACCGCATCCGGCTCCGGCCGCGCACGGCGATCGTCGAGGCCGAAGGGGACGACCGGGTCACCGCGGTCCGCATCGCCTCGTTGACGCCCGACGGCACCCCGCGCGCCGGTACGGAACAGCGGGTCGAGGTCGACGCCGTCGGTGTCGGCTGGGGATTCGCACCCCAACTCGACCTGCTCGTCCCGCTCGGCTGCGCGCTCACGGACTCGGCGGACGGCAACGCGGTCGTCGCCGTCGACGACGGGCAGCGCACCTCCGTGCCCGGTCTCTACGCCGCAGGCGAGACATGTGGCGTGGGCGGGGCGGGACTCGCGGTGAGCGAGGGGCGCCTCGCCGCCGGCTCGGTCCTCGCCGACTCCGGCGCTGCCCCCGGACGGGGGCGGAGGCGCCGGAGCGCGGTGCGCGCCAGGGCGGACGGACAGCGCGCCTTCGCCCGGGCGATGAACACGGTCCACCGGCTCCCGGCGGCATGGCCCGCGTGGCTGCCCGACGAGACCCTCGTGTGCCGCTGCGAGGAGGTGGACGCGGGCGCGGTCCGCGCCGCCCGCGCCGACGCAGGCGCACACGACCACCGGCAGGTCAAACAGCTCACGCGGGCCGGTATGGGCTGGTGCCAGGGGCGGATGTGCGGACCGGCCGTGCACTGCCTCGTGGCACGGGGCGGGGCGTACGCGCCCGCCGAACGCCTCGTCGCGACGCCCGTCACCCTCGGCGCGCTCGCCGACCGCGATGCATAG
- a CDS encoding dihydrodipicolinate synthase family protein, with the protein MTEPRKPWHGVIVATGLPFHDDLSVDFGAYGDNVAWLAEEGLHGVAPNGSLGEYQTLTYEERDRVVETAVAHAPAGFTVMPGVGAYGAVEAKRHAQFAKDAGCHAVMCLPPNAYRADERAVLEHFEMVASAGLPVTAYNNPIDTKVDLRPELLAKLHAEGLIVGVKEFSGDVRRCYEIAELAPGLDLMIGTDDTLLEVGLVGAKGWVAGYPQVFPRTCLALYEAAVAGDLGTALPLYRQLHAVLRWDSKTEFVQAIKLGQDMIGRPGGRCRPPRNPLTPEVEGVVRAATQALLDAGVN; encoded by the coding sequence ATGACCGAGCCCCGCAAGCCCTGGCACGGCGTCATCGTCGCGACCGGCCTGCCGTTCCACGACGACCTCAGCGTCGACTTCGGCGCCTACGGAGACAACGTCGCCTGGCTCGCCGAGGAGGGACTGCACGGCGTCGCGCCGAACGGTTCGCTCGGCGAATACCAGACGCTGACGTACGAGGAGCGCGATCGTGTGGTCGAGACGGCCGTCGCCCACGCGCCCGCCGGGTTCACCGTGATGCCGGGCGTCGGCGCCTACGGCGCCGTCGAGGCCAAGCGGCACGCGCAGTTCGCCAAGGACGCGGGATGCCATGCCGTCATGTGCCTGCCGCCCAACGCCTACCGCGCCGACGAGCGCGCGGTCCTCGAGCACTTCGAGATGGTGGCCTCGGCGGGCCTGCCCGTCACCGCGTACAACAACCCCATCGACACGAAGGTCGACCTGCGCCCGGAACTGCTGGCCAAACTGCATGCCGAGGGTCTCATCGTCGGCGTCAAGGAGTTCTCCGGCGACGTCCGGCGCTGCTACGAGATCGCCGAGCTCGCGCCCGGACTCGACCTCATGATCGGTACCGACGACACCCTCCTCGAGGTCGGCCTCGTCGGGGCGAAGGGCTGGGTCGCCGGCTACCCGCAGGTCTTTCCCCGTACCTGCCTCGCGCTGTACGAGGCGGCGGTCGCCGGTGACCTCGGGACGGCACTGCCGCTCTACCGTCAGTTGCACGCGGTCCTCCGCTGGGACAGCAAGACGGAGTTCGTCCAGGCCATCAAGCTCGGCCAGGACATGATCGGCCGCCCTGGCGGCAGGTGCCGCCCGCCGCGGAACCCGCTCACCCCGGAGGTGGAGGGCGTCGTGCGCGCCGCCACCCAGGCCCTCCTCGACGCCGGGGTGAACTGA
- a CDS encoding proline racemase family protein: MRSTVCYHAVDSHTEGMPTRVITGGVGVLPGATMFERRQRFVAERDHLRTLLMCEPRGHASMSGAILQPPTRPDADFGVLFIEVSGCLPMCGHGTMGVATVLVETGMVDVVEPETEVRLDTPAGLVTARVRVHEGHAESVTLENVASYCHALDQTVDVPGYGPVRYDIAYGGNFYAFVRTEDLGIPFERAEKQRLLDAGLAVMDAINTQNPVTHPENPEINVCHHVYLEAPGSTAEHSRHAMAIHPGWFDRSPCGTGTSARMAQLHARGRLPVGQDFVNESFIGSRFVGRVLAEATVGDRPAVLPSITGRAWITGSAQYMLDPSDPYPAGFTL; the protein is encoded by the coding sequence GTGCGCTCGACCGTCTGCTACCACGCCGTCGACTCCCATACCGAGGGGATGCCGACGCGCGTGATCACGGGCGGCGTCGGTGTCCTGCCCGGGGCGACCATGTTCGAGCGGCGGCAGAGGTTCGTCGCGGAACGCGACCACCTGCGCACCCTGCTCATGTGCGAACCGCGCGGCCACGCCTCGATGTCCGGGGCCATACTCCAGCCCCCGACCCGGCCGGACGCCGACTTCGGGGTGCTCTTCATCGAGGTCTCCGGCTGCCTGCCCATGTGCGGGCACGGGACGATGGGCGTCGCGACGGTCCTCGTCGAGACCGGGATGGTCGACGTCGTCGAGCCGGAGACGGAGGTCCGCCTCGACACCCCGGCGGGACTGGTCACGGCCCGGGTACGGGTCCACGAGGGGCACGCCGAATCCGTGACCCTGGAGAACGTCGCGTCCTACTGCCACGCCCTCGACCAGACGGTCGACGTCCCGGGCTACGGTCCGGTGCGGTACGACATCGCCTACGGCGGGAACTTCTACGCGTTCGTCCGCACCGAGGACCTCGGCATCCCCTTCGAGCGGGCGGAGAAGCAGCGGCTGCTCGACGCCGGACTGGCCGTCATGGACGCGATCAACACGCAGAATCCCGTGACTCATCCGGAGAACCCGGAGATCAACGTGTGTCACCACGTCTATCTCGAGGCTCCCGGATCGACGGCGGAGCACAGCCGGCACGCCATGGCGATCCACCCCGGCTGGTTCGACCGGTCGCCCTGCGGCACGGGAACCAGCGCCCGCATGGCGCAGCTCCACGCGCGCGGGAGACTGCCGGTCGGCCAGGACTTCGTCAACGAGTCGTTCATCGGCTCCCGGTTCGTCGGGCGCGTCCTCGCGGAGGCGACGGTCGGGGACCGGCCGGCCGTCCTGCCGTCCATCACCGGGCGGGCCTGGATCACCGGTTCCGCGCAGTACATGCTGGACCCGTCGGACCCCTACCCGGCCGGCTTCACTCTCTAG
- a CDS encoding aminopeptidase P family protein encodes MTDTSSHLHIGSHDLPVSPDLSRFMAGNWSPTSLPDAARVPGHAHMPARRARLSARFPGERLIVPAGEPKVRSNDCDHRFRPHSAYAWLTGLTGEDQMGHVLVMEPSGPHGHEAVLYLRPRSPRADGNEEFYRDRRYGEFWVGRRPDLAEAERLTGIRCAHLETLGSPVGRNAAADAELAGVLSELRLVKDVWEIEQLQLAVDHTTAGFEDVVRALPHALRHPRGERWVEGVFGLRARAEGNGTGYETIAASGAHACVLHWIRNDGRLNRGDLLLLDAGVETDTLYTADITRTLPLSGRFSPVQRQIYELVLAAQDAGMAALRPGASFRDFHRAGMRVIAQGLAEWGVLKNAEGDLHRRYTLCSSGHMLGLDVHDCAKARAETYLDGVLEEGQVLTVEPGLYLQPDDETLPAELRGIGVRIEDDLVVTADGARLMSGALPRTADGIEEWMGRLLDSAAG; translated from the coding sequence GTGACCGACACCTCCTCCCACCTCCACATCGGCAGCCACGATCTGCCCGTGTCACCGGACCTCTCCCGGTTCATGGCCGGGAACTGGTCCCCGACCTCACTGCCGGACGCGGCCCGGGTCCCCGGCCACGCCCACATGCCGGCCCGCCGTGCCCGGCTCTCGGCCCGTTTCCCGGGCGAGCGGCTGATCGTGCCGGCCGGTGAGCCGAAGGTCCGCTCCAACGACTGCGACCACCGCTTCCGCCCGCACAGCGCGTACGCGTGGCTGACCGGGCTGACCGGCGAGGACCAGATGGGCCACGTCCTGGTGATGGAGCCGTCCGGACCGCACGGACACGAGGCGGTCCTCTACCTCCGTCCGCGCTCGCCGCGGGCGGACGGGAACGAGGAGTTCTACCGGGACCGCCGCTACGGGGAGTTCTGGGTGGGCCGCCGCCCCGACCTGGCGGAGGCCGAGCGCCTCACGGGCATCCGCTGCGCTCACCTGGAGACGCTCGGCTCACCGGTGGGCCGCAATGCCGCCGCCGACGCCGAACTGGCCGGCGTCCTGTCCGAGCTGCGCCTGGTCAAGGACGTGTGGGAGATCGAGCAGTTGCAACTGGCCGTCGACCACACGACCGCCGGTTTCGAGGACGTCGTACGGGCCCTGCCACACGCCCTGAGGCACCCGCGCGGGGAGCGCTGGGTCGAGGGGGTCTTCGGGCTGCGCGCCCGGGCCGAGGGCAACGGGACCGGCTACGAGACCATCGCGGCCTCCGGAGCGCACGCGTGCGTCCTGCACTGGATCCGCAACGACGGCCGTCTGAACCGGGGAGACCTGCTGCTCCTCGACGCGGGCGTGGAGACCGACACCCTGTACACGGCCGACATCACGCGCACCTTGCCGCTGTCGGGCCGCTTCTCCCCCGTGCAGCGGCAGATCTACGAACTGGTCCTGGCCGCCCAGGACGCGGGGATGGCGGCCCTGCGCCCGGGGGCGAGCTTCCGCGACTTCCACCGGGCGGGCATGCGGGTGATAGCGCAGGGCCTCGCGGAGTGGGGCGTCCTCAAGAACGCGGAGGGCGATCTGCACCGGCGGTACACGCTGTGCAGCAGCGGTCACATGCTCGGCCTCGACGTCCACGACTGCGCGAAGGCACGGGCGGAGACCTACCTCGACGGCGTCCTGGAGGAGGGCCAGGTCCTCACGGTGGAGCCCGGCCTGTACCTCCAGCCGGACGACGAGACCCTCCCGGCCGAGCTGCGCGGCATCGGCGTACGCATCGAGGACGACCTGGTCGTCACGGCGGACGGCGCCCGCCTGATGTCCGGCGCCCTGCCGCGCACGGCCGACGGCATCGAGGAATGGATGGGGCGCCTGCTGGACTCCGCCGCGGGCTGA
- a CDS encoding GntR family transcriptional regulator: MGDLKQRSLIKAQERLRDQVGHALRAALIAGELRPGSVYSAPGLAAELGVSATPVREAMLDLAREGLVEPVRNKGFRVTEVSERDLDQYTELRTIIEVPTIGRITKIATADRLEALRPIAEEIVTSAREHNLIGYLEADRRFHLTLLGLAGNDRLVETVGDLRKRSRLYGLTGLDEAGKLVSSAEEHVELLDVMLTGDVEAAEACMLRHLGHVRSLWAQGRDEPVGRQAGGLGSRM; this comes from the coding sequence ATGGGCGACCTGAAGCAGCGCAGTCTCATCAAGGCCCAGGAACGACTCCGTGACCAGGTCGGCCACGCGCTCCGCGCGGCCCTCATCGCGGGCGAACTGCGTCCGGGCAGCGTCTACTCGGCACCCGGCCTCGCGGCCGAACTGGGTGTCTCGGCCACGCCCGTGCGTGAGGCCATGCTCGACCTGGCGCGGGAGGGCCTGGTCGAGCCGGTCCGCAACAAGGGGTTCCGCGTCACCGAGGTCAGCGAGCGCGACCTCGACCAGTACACCGAACTGCGCACGATCATCGAGGTCCCCACCATCGGCCGGATCACGAAGATCGCCACGGCGGACCGGCTGGAGGCCCTGCGTCCCATCGCCGAGGAGATCGTCACCAGCGCCCGCGAACACAACCTCATCGGCTACCTGGAGGCGGACCGGCGCTTCCACCTCACCCTGCTCGGCCTCGCGGGCAACGACCGCCTCGTCGAGACCGTCGGCGACCTGCGCAAGCGCTCCCGCCTCTACGGGCTGACCGGCCTGGACGAGGCGGGCAAGCTGGTCTCCTCGGCGGAGGAGCACGTCGAACTGCTCGACGTCATGCTCACCGGTGATGTCGAGGCGGCCGAGGCATGCATGCTGCGCCACCTCGGCCACGTCCGCTCGTTGTGGGCCCAGGGGCGCGACGAGCCGGTCGGCCGGCAGGCCGGCGGCCTCGGCTCGAGGATGTGA
- a CDS encoding ABC transporter substrate-binding protein, translated as MTKRTQLALATVLVASLALGASGCSDPKKDATRDDPSGANPAAINDGEILGGTPVKGGTLTILSNQDFSHLDPARNWVMPTMNLGTRLLYRTLVTFKAEPGKGGSDLVPDLATDLGTPSDGGRTWTFTLKEGVKYEDGSPIKAQDIKYNVERSFAPDLTGGPDYAAQYLAGTKGYKGPLQGQHLDSVKTPDDRTIVFELKRPVAEFAATATLPTFAPVPASQEKGTQYDARPFSSGPYKVERYDRDKKLVLVRNEHWDQATDSVRKAYPDKFVVVMGLKGGQIDDRIIASEGADASAVQYADMRPESAPKVLTKPGVRARLLAESQGCTEMLHLNNSRAPFDDPKVREAMQYAVDKEAVIIAGGGPAFNEVATAYLPPALSDGEQADTLRIAPSGDPAKAKELLKAAGKETLKVSLGVSTGDKGKAEAIQQGLARVGVEVVVDTIDPGAYYDVIGDLSTTPDMTLSGWCPDYPSGSTWIPFVFDGRTIKEKGNQGNNAQFRDEATMKRIDEINAMADARQANQAWIDLDAEIMKKSPSVPLLLKRKPLLIGTNIAGAFGHPVWSGTIDYATVGLKVPSLSRG; from the coding sequence ATGACCAAGCGCACCCAACTCGCCCTCGCCACCGTCCTGGTGGCGTCACTCGCGCTCGGCGCCTCGGGCTGTTCCGACCCCAAGAAGGACGCCACGCGCGACGACCCCTCAGGCGCCAACCCGGCCGCCATCAACGACGGCGAGATCCTCGGCGGGACCCCGGTCAAGGGCGGAACCCTCACCATCCTGTCCAACCAGGACTTCTCCCACCTCGACCCCGCCCGCAACTGGGTCATGCCGACCATGAACCTCGGCACGCGCCTCCTGTACCGCACGCTCGTCACCTTCAAGGCCGAGCCCGGCAAGGGCGGCAGCGACCTCGTCCCCGACCTCGCCACCGACCTCGGCACCCCCTCCGACGGGGGCCGCACCTGGACCTTCACCCTCAAGGAAGGCGTGAAGTACGAGGACGGTTCGCCGATCAAGGCCCAGGACATCAAGTACAACGTCGAGCGCTCCTTCGCCCCCGACCTCACCGGCGGACCCGACTACGCCGCCCAGTACCTGGCCGGCACCAAGGGGTACAAGGGCCCCCTGCAAGGGCAGCACCTCGACTCGGTCAAGACCCCCGACGACCGCACGATCGTCTTCGAACTGAAGCGGCCCGTCGCCGAGTTCGCCGCGACCGCCACCCTGCCCACCTTCGCCCCCGTGCCCGCCTCCCAGGAGAAGGGCACGCAGTACGACGCCCGCCCCTTCTCCTCCGGCCCCTACAAGGTCGAGAGGTACGACCGGGACAAGAAGCTCGTGCTCGTCCGCAACGAGCACTGGGACCAGGCGACCGACAGCGTGCGCAAGGCATACCCCGACAAGTTCGTCGTCGTCATGGGCCTCAAGGGCGGCCAGATCGACGACCGCATCATCGCCAGCGAGGGCGCGGACGCCTCCGCCGTCCAGTACGCCGACATGCGCCCCGAGAGCGCCCCCAAGGTGCTGACCAAGCCCGGTGTCAGGGCGCGGCTGCTGGCCGAGTCCCAGGGCTGCACCGAGATGCTCCACCTCAACAACTCCCGCGCACCCTTCGACGACCCCAAGGTCCGCGAGGCCATGCAGTACGCCGTCGACAAGGAGGCCGTGATCATCGCGGGCGGCGGTCCGGCCTTCAACGAGGTGGCCACCGCCTACCTGCCCCCGGCCCTCTCCGACGGCGAGCAGGCCGACACCCTGAGGATCGCGCCCTCCGGCGACCCGGCCAAGGCCAAGGAACTGCTCAAGGCCGCCGGCAAGGAGACCCTCAAGGTCTCCCTCGGCGTCTCCACCGGTGACAAGGGCAAGGCCGAGGCCATCCAGCAGGGTCTGGCACGCGTCGGTGTCGAGGTCGTCGTCGACACCATCGACCCCGGCGCCTACTACGACGTCATCGGCGATCTCTCCACGACCCCCGACATGACACTCTCCGGCTGGTGCCCCGACTACCCCTCCGGCTCCACCTGGATCCCCTTCGTCTTCGACGGACGCACGATCAAGGAGAAGGGCAACCAGGGCAACAACGCCCAGTTCCGTGACGAGGCGACCATGAAGCGCATCGACGAGATCAACGCCATGGCCGACGCCCGGCAGGCCAACCAGGCATGGATCGACCTCGACGCCGAGATCATGAAGAAGTCCCCGTCCGTCCCGCTCCTGCTGAAGCGCAAGCCGCTGCTCATCGGCACCAACATCGCCGGTGCCTTCGGCCATCCCGTCTGGAGCGGCACCATCGACTACGCCACCGTCGGCCTCAAAGTCCCGTCCCTGAGCCGGGGCTGA
- a CDS encoding ABC transporter permease: MTAPTSTPTAREAERTPPGSSPWQLARRELRRRPAVRVSLCVVLLFVLMAATAPWLSALGGWSPDEFDKAAIDPYLGGQPLGSFGGISPEHWLGVEPVTGRDLFARVVHGAQVSLLIAFAATAIVVVAGTAAGIAAGYFGGHTDAVLSRLMDLTMSFPSLIFMIAMLSVAKDVNRILLMTVVIGVFGWPGVARVVRGQTLSLKHREYVDAARVGGAGSWRILTRDILPGVSGPVIAYTTLLIPGMISTEAALSYLGVGVRPPTPSWGQMIAESVAFYETDPMYFVIPSVFLFLAVLAFTLLGDALRDILDPRGGRT; encoded by the coding sequence ATGACCGCCCCCACATCCACCCCGACGGCCCGCGAGGCAGAGCGGACCCCGCCGGGCAGCAGCCCCTGGCAGCTCGCCCGGCGGGAGCTGCGCCGCCGCCCCGCCGTCCGTGTCAGTCTCTGCGTCGTCCTCCTCTTCGTCCTCATGGCCGCCACCGCCCCCTGGCTGAGCGCGCTCGGCGGCTGGTCCCCCGACGAGTTCGACAAGGCCGCCATCGACCCCTATCTCGGCGGCCAGCCCCTCGGGTCCTTCGGCGGGATCAGCCCCGAGCACTGGCTCGGCGTCGAACCCGTCACGGGCCGTGACCTGTTCGCCCGCGTGGTCCACGGAGCGCAGGTCTCCCTCCTCATCGCCTTCGCGGCCACCGCCATCGTGGTCGTCGCCGGGACGGCCGCCGGGATCGCCGCCGGCTACTTCGGCGGGCACACCGACGCCGTCCTGTCCCGGCTGATGGACCTGACCATGTCCTTCCCGTCCCTCATCTTCATGATCGCGATGCTGTCCGTCGCCAAGGACGTCAACCGCATCCTGCTCATGACCGTGGTGATCGGCGTCTTCGGCTGGCCGGGCGTCGCCCGCGTGGTCCGCGGCCAGACCCTCTCCCTCAAGCACCGCGAGTACGTGGACGCCGCCCGCGTCGGCGGCGCCGGGTCCTGGCGGATCCTGACACGAGACATCCTCCCCGGCGTCTCGGGCCCGGTCATCGCCTACACCACCCTGCTCATCCCCGGGATGATCAGCACCGAGGCGGCCCTCAGCTACCTCGGCGTGGGCGTGCGCCCGCCCACCCCCTCCTGGGGCCAGATGATCGCCGAGTCCGTCGCCTTCTACGAGACCGACCCCATGTACTTCGTCATCCCGAGCGTCTTCCTCTTCCTCGCCGTGCTTGCCTTCACCCTGCTCGGCGACGCCCTGCGCGACATCCTCGACCCCAGGGGCGGCCGCACGTGA
- a CDS encoding ABC transporter permease — translation MILYLARRLLALAGVLLAIAAVTFLIFYVLPSDPAAAACGKTCSAERLADVRAYLGLDQPLWRQFGDFLTGIFTGRTLGTGQYAVACDFPCLGYSYENSLPVWDLLMDRLPVSASLALGAAALWLLLGLGAGVTAALRKDTATDKALMVGAVAAASLPVYFTSVLLIYGVIRIAGLLPYPTYQAFADNPLAWAANLLLPWTALALLYAAMYARQSRGSMIEAMAEPYIRTARAKGMPERTVVVKHGLRSGMTPILTIFGMDLGGLVAGAVITESIFGLPGIGRLFYGALVSSDQPVVLGVTLLSAFFIVVANLVVDLLYAVVDPRVRY, via the coding sequence GTGATCCTCTACCTCGCCCGCCGCCTGCTCGCCCTCGCAGGCGTGCTCCTCGCCATCGCCGCAGTCACCTTCCTCATCTTCTACGTCCTGCCCTCCGACCCGGCCGCGGCAGCCTGCGGCAAGACCTGCAGCGCGGAACGTCTCGCCGACGTCCGTGCCTATCTGGGCCTCGACCAGCCCCTGTGGCGGCAGTTCGGCGACTTCCTCACCGGCATCTTCACCGGCCGCACCCTCGGCACCGGCCAGTACGCGGTCGCCTGTGACTTCCCCTGCCTCGGGTACTCCTACGAGAACTCCCTGCCCGTGTGGGACCTGCTCATGGACCGGCTCCCGGTCTCCGCCTCCCTCGCCCTCGGCGCCGCCGCCCTCTGGCTGCTGCTCGGCCTCGGCGCCGGCGTCACCGCCGCCCTGCGCAAGGACACCGCCACCGACAAGGCCCTGATGGTCGGCGCCGTCGCCGCCGCGTCCCTGCCCGTCTACTTCACCTCCGTCCTGCTCATCTACGGGGTCATCCGCATCGCCGGACTCCTGCCCTACCCCACCTACCAGGCGTTCGCCGACAACCCGCTCGCCTGGGCGGCCAACCTGCTGCTGCCCTGGACCGCCCTCGCCCTGCTCTACGCGGCCATGTACGCCCGCCAGAGCCGCGGCTCCATGATCGAGGCGATGGCCGAGCCGTACATCCGCACCGCCCGCGCCAAGGGCATGCCGGAACGCACGGTCGTCGTCAAACACGGGCTGCGCTCCGGGATGACCCCGATCCTGACCATCTTCGGCATGGACCTCGGCGGGCTGGTGGCCGGAGCGGTCATCACCGAGTCCATCTTCGGGCTCCCCGGCATCGGCCGGCTGTTCTACGGAGCGCTGGTCAGCTCGGACCAGCCCGTCGTCCTCGGCGTCACCCTGCTCTCCGCCTTCTTCATCGTCGTCGCCAACCTCGTCGTCGACCTCCTCTACGCCGTCGTCGACCCGAGGGTGAGGTACTGA
- a CDS encoding ABC transporter ATP-binding protein yields MDTPLLEVRDLRVTFTTPRGTVRAVDSLGFTVEAGRTLGIVGESGSGKSVTSLAIMGLHRDGADVTGSVRLSGRELTSLSERELSRVRGRSMAMIFQDPLSSLHPYYTVGEQIAEHYRVHFKARRAAARKRAVDMLGEVGIPEPSRRAGEYPHQFSGGMRQRAMIAMALACEPELLIADEPTTALDVTVQAQILELIARLQQERGLGVVMITHDLGVVARVAHEVLVMYGGRAAEQAPVNALFADPAHPYTRGLLDSLPRLDTADDTPLPSIPGSPPSLLTPAPGCAFAPRCPRAAGPCADVRPELLPHRGTNGPARTVACHHAGSRTVEEAAR; encoded by the coding sequence ATGGACACTCCGCTCCTGGAGGTGCGCGACCTGCGCGTCACCTTCACCACCCCGCGCGGCACCGTACGGGCCGTCGACTCGCTCGGCTTCACCGTCGAGGCCGGCCGCACCCTCGGCATCGTCGGGGAGTCCGGCTCCGGCAAGTCGGTCACCTCCCTCGCCATCATGGGCCTGCACCGGGACGGAGCCGACGTCACGGGCTCCGTGCGGCTGTCCGGCCGGGAACTGACGAGCCTGTCCGAGCGGGAACTCTCCCGCGTCCGCGGCCGCAGCATGGCCATGATCTTCCAGGACCCGCTGTCCAGCCTGCACCCCTACTACACCGTCGGCGAACAGATCGCCGAGCACTACCGGGTGCACTTCAAGGCCCGCCGGGCCGCCGCCCGCAAGAGGGCCGTCGACATGCTCGGCGAGGTCGGCATCCCCGAACCCTCCCGCCGGGCCGGCGAGTACCCGCACCAGTTCTCCGGCGGCATGCGCCAGCGCGCGATGATCGCCATGGCCCTGGCCTGCGAGCCCGAACTGCTCATCGCGGACGAACCCACCACCGCCCTCGACGTCACCGTGCAGGCCCAGATCCTGGAACTGATCGCCCGCCTCCAGCAGGAGCGCGGCCTCGGCGTCGTCATGATCACCCACGACCTGGGGGTCGTCGCCCGCGTCGCCCACGAGGTGCTGGTCATGTACGGCGGCCGGGCCGCCGAACAGGCCCCGGTCAATGCCCTGTTCGCCGACCCCGCCCACCCCTACACGCGGGGGCTGCTCGACTCCCTGCCCCGTCTCGACACCGCGGACGACACGCCGCTGCCCTCCATCCCCGGTTCCCCGCCCTCCCTGCTCACCCCTGCCCCCGGCTGCGCCTTCGCCCCCCGCTGCCCACGCGCCGCCGGTCCCTGCGCCGACGTACGCCCCGAACTCCTGCCCCACCGCGGCACGAACGGGCCGGCGCGGACGGTGGCCTGCCACCACGCCGGCTCCCGGACCGTCGAGGAGGCCGCCCGATGA